Proteins from a single region of Spirochaetota bacterium:
- a CDS encoding ferritin: MMTDRIFNELNRQVNEEFYSAYLYLSIVSYFESINLQGFAHWMKAQVQEEIMHAMKFFNYLVERGKKPELLEIKKPETKFESILDAFEKALKHEKYITSRIWELVKISEDEKDYATLDFLKWYVKEQVEEELSVDTILQKLKMISNSNSGLLYLDKEMGKREYPQNIFDKGYID; encoded by the coding sequence ATTATGACTGATAGAATTTTTAATGAGTTAAATAGACAGGTAAATGAGGAGTTTTATTCAGCATATCTTTACCTTTCTATTGTATCTTATTTTGAATCTATAAATTTACAAGGGTTTGCACATTGGATGAAAGCTCAAGTTCAAGAAGAGATTATGCATGCAATGAAGTTTTTTAATTATCTTGTCGAAAGAGGGAAAAAACCTGAACTTTTAGAAATTAAAAAACCTGAAACGAAATTTGAATCAATTTTAGATGCTTTTGAAAAAGCTTTAAAACATGAAAAATATATAACTTCAAGAATATGGGAATTAGTAAAAATTTCAGAAGATGAAAAAGATTACGCTACTTTGGATTTCTTAAAGTGGTATGTTAAAGAACAGGTTGAAGAAGAATTGTCAGTGGATACTATTTTGCAAAAGTTAAAAATGATTTCTAATTCAAATAGTGGTTTACTTTATCTTGATAAAGAAATGGGTAAAAGAGAATATCCACAGAATATTTTTGATAAAGGTTATATAGATTAA
- a CDS encoding FprA family A-type flavoprotein has product MDAIKIKDDIYWVGAVDWNLRNFHGYLTQRGSSYNSYLILDEKIVLIDNVKHYLFDEFKERIEKIVPISKIDYYISNHVEMDHSGSLPKILELNPNLKIYTSPNGLKGLKAHYKKEFNYIEVKSGDKLNIGKRNLVFLLTPMVHWPDNMVTYCQEEKILFSNDGFGQHIASFERFDEEYDRDILFYEAKKYYANIVLPYGDQVQKELSEAQKLEIEIICPSHGLIIKKFIKEFISNYDKWSKNLTERKAVIVYDTMWNSTKMIADAIKSVLDDKKISFKYMPLQENHISDVITEILDSEYIFIGSPTLNKNMLPTVSAFITYFKGLNPKNRKIFVFGSYGWGGESIKDIEKIINEMGLNIIGSYKIQYVPSDEDLNKIKDDISNKL; this is encoded by the coding sequence ATGGATGCTATTAAAATTAAAGATGATATTTATTGGGTTGGTGCTGTTGATTGGAATTTAAGAAATTTTCATGGTTATTTGACTCAAAGAGGTTCAAGTTATAATTCTTATTTAATATTAGATGAAAAGATTGTTTTAATTGATAATGTTAAGCATTATTTATTTGATGAATTCAAAGAAAGAATTGAAAAAATCGTTCCTATTTCAAAAATTGATTACTATATCTCTAATCATGTTGAAATGGATCATTCAGGTTCACTACCTAAAATATTAGAATTAAATCCTAATTTAAAAATTTATACTTCTCCTAATGGTTTAAAAGGACTGAAAGCTCATTATAAAAAAGAATTTAATTATATAGAGGTTAAAAGTGGAGATAAATTAAATATTGGGAAAAGAAATCTAGTTTTTCTATTAACCCCAATGGTTCATTGGCCAGATAATATGGTTACATATTGCCAAGAAGAAAAAATCTTATTTTCTAATGATGGCTTTGGTCAGCACATTGCTTCTTTTGAGAGATTTGATGAAGAATATGATAGAGATATTCTTTTTTATGAGGCAAAAAAATATTATGCCAATATAGTTTTACCATATGGTGATCAAGTTCAAAAGGAGCTTTCTGAAGCTCAAAAGTTAGAAATTGAAATTATCTGTCCGAGTCATGGGTTAATAATTAAAAAGTTTATTAAAGAATTTATTTCGAATTATGATAAGTGGAGCAAAAACTTAACTGAAAGAAAGGCTGTTATAGTTTATGATACAATGTGGAATTCAACAAAAATGATAGCGGATGCAATTAAAAGTGTATTAGATGATAAAAAAATATCTTTTAAATATATGCCATTACAAGAAAATCATATCTCTGATGTTATTACTGAAATATTGGATTCTGAATATATTTTTATAGGTTCCCCAACTTTAAATAAAAACATGTTGCCTACAGTATCAGCATTTATAACATATTTTAAAGGGTTAAATCCTAAAAATAGAAAAATATTTGTTTTTGGTTCTTATGGTTGGGGTGGTGAAAGTATAAAAGATATTGAAAAAATTATTAATGAAATGGGTCTTAATATTATAGGATCATATAAAATACAATATGTTCCTTCAGATGAAGATCTTAATAAAATTAAAGATGATATTAGTAATAAACTTTAA
- a CDS encoding rubredoxin produces the protein MERWVCTVCGYIYDPSENDSIPFEKLPDDWVCPVCGAEKDAFEKE, from the coding sequence ATGGAAAGATGGGTTTGTACAGTGTGTGGTTATATTTATGATCCTTCAGAAAATGATAGTATTCCTTTTGAAAAGTTGCCTGATGATTGGGTTTGTCCAGTTTGTGGTGCCGAAAAAGATGCATTTGAGAAGGAGTAA
- a CDS encoding transcriptional repressor gives MDTQAIFEYSLLQKYEIKPSVQRLAILKYFILKRNHPTIEEIFNELEKQIPTLSKTTIYNTLKIFIEKGLAISFINGDKTVYDLNYIPHLHFKCIKCDKLYDIEDKLVVDKFKIDFIDGNKVISNIVIFEGVCKNCIN, from the coding sequence ATGGATACACAGGCAATTTTTGAGTATAGTTTATTGCAGAAATACGAAATTAAACCTTCAGTACAAAGATTAGCTATATTAAAATATTTTATTTTAAAAAGAAATCATCCTACAATTGAAGAAATTTTTAATGAACTTGAAAAACAGATCCCGACTTTATCAAAAACTACGATTTATAATACCTTGAAAATATTTATAGAAAAAGGTTTAGCTATTTCATTTATTAATGGAGATAAAACAGTATATGATTTAAATTATATTCCCCATTTACATTTTAAATGTATAAAATGTGATAAATTATATGATATTGAAGATAAGTTAGTTGTTGATAAATTTAAAATAGATTTTATAGATGGTAATAAGGTAATTAGTAATATAGTTATTTTTGAAGGGGTTTGTAAAAATTGTATAAATTAA
- a CDS encoding ZIP family metal transporter, translating into MIIEIFLKIKNPLYQALFGGFLTWFLTLFGAIFIFFNKKPSKTIFSSMLSLAGGIMLAASFWSLLLPAKNIAEDLGINPFLNITLGLLSGSLFIFLLDRLIPHKHIQENQIKISQENSDTEIEGIKTNLKKTYLFILAVVLHNIPEGLAVGVAFGALINNINDINILVSAITLTIGIGLQNIPEGLAIALPLYANGFSKRKSFFYGQLSAIVEPVSALCGVIFVSIFKNILPFSMSFASGAMIYIIIEEVIPEFQKNKTNDIATLFFIAGFIIMTILDISLG; encoded by the coding sequence ATGATAATTGAAATTTTTTTAAAAATAAAAAATCCTCTTTATCAAGCTTTATTTGGTGGGTTTTTAACATGGTTTTTAACTCTTTTTGGAGCTATTTTTATTTTTTTTAATAAAAAACCTTCTAAAACAATATTTAGTTCAATGCTTTCACTTGCTGGCGGCATTATGCTTGCAGCTAGTTTCTGGTCACTTCTTTTGCCGGCAAAAAATATAGCGGAAGATCTAGGGATAAACCCATTTTTAAATATTACTTTAGGTCTTTTATCTGGTTCTTTATTTATTTTTTTACTCGATAGGTTAATCCCTCATAAACATATTCAAGAAAATCAAATTAAAATATCTCAAGAAAATTCAGATACTGAAATAGAAGGAATAAAAACAAATTTAAAAAAAACTTATTTATTTATTCTTGCTGTTGTTTTACATAATATTCCAGAAGGTTTAGCAGTAGGTGTTGCATTTGGTGCATTGATAAACAATATTAATGATATAAATATTTTGGTAAGTGCTATAACATTAACTATAGGTATTGGGTTACAAAATATACCTGAAGGTTTAGCTATTGCCCTTCCTCTTTATGCTAATGGATTTTCAAAAAGAAAAAGTTTTTTTTATGGACAACTTTCTGCAATAGTGGAACCTGTTTCAGCTCTATGTGGTGTAATTTTTGTTTCAATTTTTAAAAATATTCTACCCTTTTCTATGTCATTCGCATCTGGAGCTATGATTTATATAATAATAGAAGAAGTAATTCCAGAATTTCAAAAAAATAAAACCAATGATATTGCTACACTTTTTTTCATTGCAGGCTTTATAATAATGACTATTTTAGATATAAGTCTTGGATAA
- a CDS encoding cyanophycinase, whose protein sequence is MKKNLSNFKNNHSIKIIGIKTIKKSLIFLTLTLSLLLVSILYSCSNTITNTSSKNESYDTKASNYEPDPGNKPIGLIVYSTGNKKFIKRNPIGGFLIQGGGLDVDEAFLWLINRCDGGDFVVLRTNDSKGYNDWIYYDLKGVNSVHTLVVNSYTFANSSYVENVINNAEAIFIAGGDQYEYYKYWKGTKLESAIKRAYFERKVPIGGTSAGMVVLGHFDYIPYNNGVTSDEALQNPYHKNMDYIKNDFLENFEIFKNIIFDTHFYERKRMGRLITFMARIVTDYKINYNEIKAVACDEKTAICIDNNGIGKVFGYGYAFFLIGNRPIERCRSESPLDWYGNKQAVKCIRVKGTLSGSNTFDFKNWSSNYGETYYIWVDNGTLYPDRVY, encoded by the coding sequence ATGAAAAAAAATCTTTCTAATTTTAAAAATAATCATTCTATTAAAATAATTGGTATTAAAACAATTAAAAAAAGTTTAATATTTTTAACATTAACATTAAGTTTATTGCTAGTTTCAATATTATATTCATGTTCAAATACTATTACTAACACTTCATCAAAAAATGAATCCTATGATACAAAGGCTTCAAATTATGAACCAGATCCAGGAAATAAACCAATAGGTTTAATAGTATATTCTACTGGAAACAAAAAATTTATAAAAAGAAATCCAATTGGTGGATTTTTAATTCAAGGTGGAGGTCTTGATGTTGATGAAGCATTTTTATGGCTTATAAACAGATGTGATGGAGGAGATTTTGTTGTTTTAAGAACTAATGATTCAAAAGGCTATAATGATTGGATATATTATGATCTTAAAGGAGTAAATTCAGTTCATACTTTAGTTGTTAATTCTTATACCTTTGCAAATTCATCTTATGTAGAAAATGTAATTAATAATGCTGAAGCTATTTTTATTGCTGGTGGTGATCAATATGAATATTATAAATACTGGAAAGGTACAAAACTTGAATCTGCTATAAAAAGAGCTTATTTTGAAAGAAAAGTTCCTATTGGTGGAACTTCTGCTGGAATGGTTGTGCTTGGACACTTTGACTATATTCCGTACAATAATGGAGTAACTTCTGACGAAGCTCTCCAAAATCCATACCATAAAAATATGGATTATATTAAAAATGATTTTCTTGAAAACTTTGAAATATTTAAAAATATTATTTTCGATACCCATTTTTATGAAAGAAAAAGAATGGGAAGATTAATAACTTTTATGGCAAGAATAGTAACAGATTATAAAATCAATTACAATGAAATAAAAGCAGTAGCATGTGATGAAAAAACTGCAATATGTATTGATAATAATGGCATTGGAAAAGTTTTTGGTTATGGTTATGCTTTCTTCTTAATTGGAAATAGACCAATAGAAAGATGTAGGAGTGAAAGCCCTCTTGATTGGTATGGGAATAAACAAGCTGTAAAATGTATTAGAGTTAAAGGAACTTTATCTGGTAGTAATACTTTTGATTTTAAAAATTGGTCATCAAATTATGGCGAAACTTATTATATATGGGTTGATAATGGAACTTTATATCCTGATCGAGTATATTAA
- a CDS encoding DUF2075 domain-containing protein, with translation MGLFTKILNLLKSNANFSEIKNNLLLADIDLDTINYIEKELKNKKELKDILKSLIIPWSFIPDKNKKNIFLIIGVNGSGKTTLISKISKYYKDKGYNILVSGADTFRAAAIDQLKHWCEKNKIDFISNIQGADPASVIFDSMTKFLNSNYNILIIDTAGRLQNKEELNQQLKKIDKVIRKKIDEYNKEKYNLPDNKNSIDKKTDSNTIESINYKKILVIDANIGKNSIQQAEIFNNIIGIDSFSITKLDSTAKGGSIYNICKKLNLSLSYVSFGEKIENIITPENPDFIEFLINKI, from the coding sequence ATGGGTCTATTTACTAAAATACTAAATCTATTAAAATCAAATGCTAATTTTTCTGAAATAAAAAACAATCTATTACTTGCTGATATTGATTTAGATACAATTAATTATATAGAAAAAGAACTAAAAAATAAAAAAGAGTTGAAAGATATTCTTAAGTCTTTAATTATACCATGGAGTTTTATCCCTGATAAAAATAAGAAAAATATATTTTTAATTATTGGTGTTAATGGTTCTGGTAAAACAACTCTTATTTCTAAAATTTCAAAATATTACAAAGATAAAGGTTATAATATTTTAGTTTCAGGGGCAGATACATTTAGAGCTGCTGCTATTGACCAATTAAAACATTGGTGTGAGAAAAATAAAATTGATTTTATAAGTAATATTCAGGGTGCTGATCCTGCTTCTGTAATATTTGATTCTATGACAAAATTTTTAAATTCTAATTATAACATTTTAATAATAGATACAGCGGGTAGATTACAGAATAAAGAGGAATTAAATCAGCAATTAAAAAAAATAGATAAGGTTATAAGAAAAAAGATAGATGAATACAATAAAGAAAAATATAACCTTCCAGATAACAAAAATAGTATTGATAAAAAGACAGATTCTAATACAATAGAAAGTATTAACTATAAAAAAATTCTAGTTATAGATGCAAACATAGGGAAAAACTCAATACAGCAAGCTGAAATTTTTAATAATATTATTGGAATAGACTCTTTTTCTATAACAAAGCTTGATTCAACAGCTAAAGGTGGCTCAATTTATAATATATGTAAAAAATTAAATTTATCTCTTTCATATGTTTCTTTTGGTGAAAAAATAGAAAATATTATTACTCCTGAAAACCCTGATTTTATAGAATTTTTAATAAATAAAATTTAA